TCAGTCAGCATATCCAGGCTAGTGATGCCGACTGCGAAGCGGGCGGACTCTTGCTTGGTTCTGTACATGGAGCCCATTTGCTCATTGAGCAGGCGACGGTTCCTACCGCGTGGGACAAGCGGTTTCGCTATCTGTTCGAGCGGATGCCGTTTGGTCATGAGGCTATTGCGTTGTCGCGATGGACGGCGAGTCAGGGAACTGTCCGCTATTTAGGCGAATGGCATACCCACCCGGAAGACCATCCCCAGCCTTCTAGCCTTGACAGATCTGAATGGACTTTGTTGGCAGCGCAGCGTCGGGACAAGCGGCCAGTGCTCGCTGTCATCATCGGGCGTAGATCTCTGTATGCAGAGTTGGTGCCGAGATCAGGCGAAGGGTCGATATTCTTCCCCGTGGAGTAGAGCACTAGCGCAACAACCATCATCGTCTTGACTTGCACCTCCACTCAGACGGTAGTGCATTAAAGACGACGTCATCGGGGAAATTCCTTCCTCTGCAGCGGAGTTTGCCGCGGAAAGCGGTGGCTGGCCGGTTCCGATTGATTGCGGCGCCGGAAGACCGGCCGTTTGAGCATCGAGCCATCCGCATCCCTCGGAGAACGGCTCGATGGAAACCACTCGCAATCCCGCGCAGGTTCGGCGCTTCGCCGTCGAGGCACCCTGGGCCGTGCGTGTTGCCGCGCTGCTGCTTGCCGCTGCCGGATTGCAGCCCGCCATCGCCGCTGACGCCTCCGACAACGCTGCGGAGCGCGAGATGCTCGCCGCGGTAACGCGCCAGCTCGAACTGCTGGACCGCCTCGCCGAGCACGCCGCCACCACCGCGCCGCAGGAGCGCGCCCGCTACCACTTCGACTACGCGCGGCTGCGCGCCGACCTGGAGCGCGTGCGCACCGGCGTGCGCGACTACCTCGTTCCGCAACGCGCCCAGCCGCGTGATCCCGTGCCGCTGGCCGGTGACTACACGCGCAGTAACGCGGCGCCTGCGACGTCGCCCAAGGAGGCGCCGTCGTCATGACGCCTTCCGCCGATCAGGTCGCCGCCTTCACGGCCAACGGCGGCTTCGCGCCCGGGGCCGTCTCCACCGTCGTGCTCGGCTTCGTCTTCGCCATCTTGCTGCTGTGGGGCGTGTGGGCGATGCGCACTGCCTATGTCGGCTGGGCCGAGCACCACCTGACCCAACGCCAGTTCCTCGGCGTCATCGTGCGCTTCGTCGCGATGTACCTGGTGCTGGGCTTTTTCCTCCTGTCCTGACCCCATGAAAGGTACTTCGCCATGAACGCTCCCGCTACTTCTCGCCGTCCCACGTCGCGGCCCGCCGCGCGCATCGCCGCGCTGCTGATCCCGCTGGGCATCGCCGCCACGCCGCTGCCGTCGTTCGCCGACCTTCCCACGCTGGAAGACCCGTCGCGCGGCACCGGCAGCGGCATCATGCAGACGCTGCAAAACTACGGCTACGACATCGTGCTGCTGATCGCGCTGCTCGTCGTCGCCTCGATGTTCGTCGGCGTCTGCTACCACGCCTACACGCGCTACGCCGAGATCCACACCGGCCGCGCAACGTGGGGGCAGTTCGGGTTGACCGTCGCGGTGGGCGCGATCCTGCTGGTCGTCGGCATCTGGCTGCTGACCAAGGCTACCGGCGTCCTGTAAGGCCCGGCAACGATGGCCGGCGCCCTGGAGAGTCCGTCGCGCGACGGGCTCGTGACCTTCCTGCCGCACCGCCTCAACCGCCACCCGGTGGTCGTGCGCGGGCTCACGGCCGACGAGCTGTGGGTCTGCGCCGGGCTGTCCGGCGCGGCCGGTCTCGTGGCCGGCGTACCGCTGGCCTGGCTGACGCACAGCATCGCGATGGTGCCCACGCTGATCGTCGCCGGCATCGGTGTCGGTGTCTTCGTGGGCGGCGGCCTGCTGCGGCGGTGGAAGCGCGGCCGGCCCGACACCTGGCTGTACCGCCAGCTCCAGTGGCGCCTCGCGCTGCGCTACCCCGCGCTGGCTGCGCATGCGGGCGGGGGCCAGCTCATCACCCGGTCGGGCTGGTGGTCCACGCGGCGCCTGCGGCCCGATCCGTCCCTGCGTCGAGGTAGACCATGAGCCGATTCAAGAACGAGGTCGCGCACCTGCAGGCGCATGTGAAGACCTTGCGCCTGGCTGGCGCCGCACTGTTCGTCGTGGCGCTGCTGCTCGGCTTCGGCTGGTGGAGCGCACCCAAGAGCCTGACCATCCACGTGCCACCCGACCTGCGCTCGGGCAGCACGCGCAAGTGGTGGGACGTGCCGCCGGAGAGCGTCTACGCCTTCACCTTCTACATTTGGCAGCAGGCCCAGCGCTGGCCGACCAATGGCGAGCAGGACTACCCGCGCAACCTGCATGCACTGTCTGCGTACTTCACGCCGAGCTGCCGTGCCTTCCTGCAGCAGGACTACGAATTCCGGCGCAGCAACGGCGAGCTACGCCAGCGCGTGCGCGGCATCTACGAGATTCCCGGCCGCGGCTACGGCGACGAGCCGGCCATGCGCGTGCGCACCGTGTCGGCCAACAACTGGATCGTCACGCTGGACGTGAGCGCCGACGAGTACCTGGGCGCCGAGCAGGTCAAGCGCGCGCTCGTGCGCTATGCACTCAAGGTTGTGCGCATGGACGTGGACCCCGAGCGCAACCCCTTCGGCCTGGCGCTGGACTGCCATGCACGCGCGCCGGAGCGCATCGAGACCCCGCCGCCTGCGGCGCCGCCCGGCCGGGCCGCAAGCGCCGGCTCCAACTTGCAGGGAGACACCCCATGAAGTCCCTCGGGAAGCGTTCATCTGCGGCGGCCCTGGCTGGCCTGCTGCTGTGCCTGGCCTTCGTGCCTGCGGCCCATGCCGTCGAAATCCTGCGCTGGGAGCGCCTGCCGCTGGCGGTGCCGCTGGTGGTCGGCCAGGAGCGCGTGGTGTTCATCGAGCGCAACGTGCGCA
The Achromobacter sp. AONIH1 DNA segment above includes these coding regions:
- a CDS encoding Mov34/MPN/PAD-1 family protein, translated to MQFLGSWATGDKSRLLHFSTQTLETFSQHIQASDADCEAGGLLLGSVHGAHLLIEQATVPTAWDKRFRYLFERMPFGHEAIALSRWTASQGTVRYLGEWHTHPEDHPQPSSLDRSEWTLLAAQRRDKRPVLAVIIGRRSLYAELVPRSGEGSIFFPVE
- a CDS encoding RAQPRD family integrative conjugative element protein, giving the protein METTRNPAQVRRFAVEAPWAVRVAALLLAAAGLQPAIAADASDNAAEREMLAAVTRQLELLDRLAEHAATTAPQERARYHFDYARLRADLERVRTGVRDYLVPQRAQPRDPVPLAGDYTRSNAAPATSPKEAPSS
- a CDS encoding TIGR03758 family integrating conjugative element protein: MTPSADQVAAFTANGGFAPGAVSTVVLGFVFAILLLWGVWAMRTAYVGWAEHHLTQRQFLGVIVRFVAMYLVLGFFLLS
- a CDS encoding TIGR03745 family integrating conjugative element membrane protein, with product MNAPATSRRPTSRPAARIAALLIPLGIAATPLPSFADLPTLEDPSRGTGSGIMQTLQNYGYDIVLLIALLVVASMFVGVCYHAYTRYAEIHTGRATWGQFGLTVAVGAILLVVGIWLLTKATGVL
- a CDS encoding TIGR03750 family conjugal transfer protein, giving the protein MAGALESPSRDGLVTFLPHRLNRHPVVVRGLTADELWVCAGLSGAAGLVAGVPLAWLTHSIAMVPTLIVAGIGVGVFVGGGLLRRWKRGRPDTWLYRQLQWRLALRYPALAAHAGGGQLITRSGWWSTRRLRPDPSLRRGRP
- a CDS encoding PFL_4703 family integrating conjugative element protein; its protein translation is MSRFKNEVAHLQAHVKTLRLAGAALFVVALLLGFGWWSAPKSLTIHVPPDLRSGSTRKWWDVPPESVYAFTFYIWQQAQRWPTNGEQDYPRNLHALSAYFTPSCRAFLQQDYEFRRSNGELRQRVRGIYEIPGRGYGDEPAMRVRTVSANNWIVTLDVSADEYLGAEQVKRALVRYALKVVRMDVDPERNPFGLALDCHARAPERIETPPPAAPPGRAASAGSNLQGDTP